Proteins co-encoded in one Stenotrophomonas maltophilia genomic window:
- a CDS encoding class I fructose-bisphosphate aldolase: MSIEQLAETAQAMVAPGKGIIAIDESTATIAKRFAGVGIENTEENRRAYRELLLTTPKLNEHISGAILYDETIRQSTKDGVPFAKYMADHGMIPGIKVDKGAHPLAGCPGELVTEGLDGLRERLQEYYKLGARFAKWRAVINIGESIPSGTCIESNAHALARYAALCQECGLVPMVEPEVIMDGDHDIETCYEVTEATLRSLFDALYQQNVLLEGTILKASMVISGKGCDEQADVEEVAESTVMCLKSTVPAILPGVVFLSGGQTDEQSTAHLNAMNQLGNLPWPLSFSYGRAMQQAALKLWAKDMKGNYAAAQKTVFERAKDNGLAALGKWNG, translated from the coding sequence ATGAGCATCGAACAGCTGGCTGAAACCGCCCAGGCCATGGTTGCCCCGGGCAAGGGCATCATCGCGATCGACGAATCCACCGCTACCATCGCCAAGCGTTTTGCTGGCGTCGGCATCGAGAACACCGAGGAGAACCGTCGTGCCTACCGCGAACTGCTGCTGACCACGCCGAAGCTCAACGAGCACATTTCCGGCGCCATCCTGTACGACGAAACCATCCGCCAGTCGACCAAGGACGGCGTGCCGTTCGCCAAGTACATGGCCGACCACGGCATGATTCCGGGCATCAAGGTGGACAAGGGTGCGCACCCGCTGGCCGGCTGCCCGGGTGAGCTGGTGACCGAAGGCCTGGACGGCCTGCGCGAGCGCCTGCAGGAGTACTACAAGCTGGGCGCGCGCTTTGCCAAGTGGCGTGCGGTGATCAACATCGGCGAGAGCATTCCGTCGGGCACCTGCATCGAGTCCAACGCCCACGCGCTGGCCCGCTATGCGGCGCTGTGCCAGGAATGCGGCCTGGTGCCGATGGTCGAGCCGGAAGTGATCATGGACGGCGACCACGATATCGAGACCTGCTACGAAGTGACCGAAGCGACCCTGCGTTCGCTGTTCGATGCGCTGTACCAGCAGAACGTGCTGCTGGAAGGCACCATCCTGAAGGCCTCGATGGTCATCTCCGGCAAGGGCTGCGATGAGCAGGCCGACGTCGAGGAAGTGGCCGAATCGACCGTGATGTGCCTCAAGAGCACCGTGCCGGCGATCCTGCCGGGCGTGGTGTTCCTGTCCGGCGGCCAGACCGACGAACAGTCCACCGCACACCTGAACGCGATGAACCAGCTGGGCAACCTGCCTTGGCCGCTCAGCTTCTCCTACGGCCGTGCCATGCAGCAGGCCGCGCTGAAGCTGTGGGCCAAGGACATGAAGGGCAACTACGCTGCGGCGCAGAAGACCGTGTTCGAGCGCGCCAAGGACAACGGCCTGGCCGCGCTGGGCAAGTGGAACGGTTGA
- a CDS encoding DUF2946 family protein: MPCLSRPQRLLLQLAVLATLLMVLAPLVSRALQAPPMDHAAVEGMDHAAMGHDMHDMAMAGHDQHNAATTAPSRPADPHAMHGEACEYCVLAMRLLPWLAVLVLLLPLLWRPRLIFACTQQLLPALRWPAHAARGPPRRSIVR; the protein is encoded by the coding sequence GTGCCCTGCCTGTCCCGCCCGCAACGCCTTCTGCTCCAGCTCGCCGTCCTGGCGACGCTGCTGATGGTGCTTGCGCCACTGGTCAGCCGCGCGCTGCAGGCGCCGCCGATGGACCACGCGGCGGTGGAGGGCATGGATCACGCCGCAATGGGCCATGACATGCACGACATGGCCATGGCCGGGCACGATCAGCACAACGCTGCGACGACAGCACCCAGTCGGCCGGCCGATCCCCACGCCATGCACGGCGAAGCCTGCGAATACTGCGTGCTGGCCATGCGCCTGCTGCCCTGGCTGGCGGTGCTGGTGCTGCTGTTGCCGCTGCTGTGGCGGCCGCGGCTGATCTTCGCGTGCACACAGCAGCTGCTGCCGGCGCTGCGCTGGCCGGCACATGCCGCGCGTGGGCCGCCGCGCCGCTCCATCGTCCGCTGA
- a CDS encoding O-acetyl-ADP-ribose deacetylase, protein MKIEVWQGDITTLAVDAIVNAANETLLGGGGVDGAIHRAAGAALLTECAQLPELRPGVRCPTGEVRATGAYALPARHVLHTVGPVWHDGQRDEPALLANCYWKSLQLAESLGVQSIAFPAISCGVYGYPLYQAAQIAVTETLAWQRSHAQPMRIVLVAFNTATAKAYQQALAAAGQSPESEPRGAMLPPLGDAGLAAAH, encoded by the coding sequence ATGAAGATCGAAGTTTGGCAGGGCGACATCACGACCCTGGCGGTGGATGCGATCGTCAACGCGGCCAATGAAACGCTGCTCGGTGGCGGCGGTGTCGACGGCGCGATCCATCGCGCGGCCGGCGCCGCATTGCTGACCGAATGTGCGCAGTTGCCGGAGCTGCGCCCGGGCGTACGCTGCCCGACCGGCGAAGTACGCGCCACCGGTGCCTATGCGTTGCCGGCGCGACATGTGCTGCACACGGTCGGCCCGGTCTGGCACGACGGCCAGCGCGACGAACCGGCACTGCTGGCCAACTGCTACTGGAAATCGCTGCAGCTGGCCGAGTCGTTGGGCGTGCAGTCGATCGCGTTCCCGGCCATCAGTTGCGGTGTGTATGGCTATCCGCTGTACCAGGCCGCGCAGATCGCGGTGACCGAAACGCTGGCGTGGCAGCGCAGCCATGCGCAGCCGATGCGCATCGTGCTGGTCGCCTTCAATACGGCCACGGCCAAGGCCTATCAGCAGGCATTGGCTGCGGCGGGCCAGAGCCCGGAGAGCGAGCCGCGCGGCGCGATGTTGCCGCCGCTGGGCGATGCAGGCCTGGCCGCCGCGCATTGA
- a CDS encoding iron-sulfur cluster assembly protein gives MRLAALTLAVATALVAGGCNRIGGSADAGKAASLEFDKPVSGEITSRSGINFNDGSHHQLYQITLADKDLVGLKLTGALSGSIAVFSNGSLVSTSNTGYEREGDVSLAFRANGGGTYQVAVNADGATAFGPYRLRAEKLKPYDGKPLVGSGEVVDMLASDSQDYTLQVEKEGLYEIRLVSDVFDPVLKLSGQGVDAENDDGGDSTNSRLSLSLKPGKYTLTARGLGSGVNGMFTLTATRIELPGNLVERDGSALPSSGSVYTMLDNEGRRRFLLTLDRPADVRLDAISSQVDTVLRVVGGDVELSDDDGGNGTNARLQQTLPAGHYTVDVSSLNDAAGLVEVRVQVEGASAGADAAAAEDAAEEAASP, from the coding sequence ATGCGTTTGGCAGCACTCACACTGGCCGTTGCCACGGCCCTGGTCGCCGGCGGTTGCAACCGCATCGGTGGCAGCGCGGATGCGGGCAAGGCCGCGTCGCTGGAATTCGACAAGCCGGTGTCCGGCGAGATCACCTCGCGCAGCGGCATCAACTTCAACGACGGCAGCCATCACCAGCTCTACCAGATTACGCTGGCCGACAAGGATCTGGTCGGCCTGAAGCTGACCGGTGCACTGAGCGGCTCGATCGCCGTGTTCAGCAACGGCAGCCTCGTGTCCACCAGCAACACCGGCTACGAGCGCGAAGGTGACGTTTCGCTGGCCTTCCGTGCCAACGGTGGCGGCACCTACCAGGTGGCGGTCAACGCCGATGGCGCTACCGCCTTTGGCCCGTATCGCCTGCGCGCCGAGAAGCTGAAGCCGTATGACGGCAAGCCGCTGGTGGGCAGTGGCGAGGTGGTCGACATGCTGGCCAGCGATTCGCAGGACTACACGCTGCAGGTGGAGAAGGAAGGCCTGTACGAGATTCGCCTGGTGTCGGACGTGTTCGATCCGGTGCTGAAGCTGTCCGGTCAGGGCGTGGATGCCGAGAACGACGATGGCGGTGACAGCACCAACTCGCGCCTGAGCCTGTCGCTGAAGCCGGGCAAGTACACCCTGACCGCGCGTGGCCTCGGCAGCGGCGTCAATGGCATGTTCACCCTGACCGCCACACGCATCGAGCTGCCGGGCAATCTGGTCGAGCGTGACGGCAGCGCGCTGCCGAGCTCGGGCAGCGTCTACACCATGCTCGACAATGAGGGCCGCCGCCGCTTCCTGCTGACTCTGGATCGCCCGGCCGACGTGCGTCTGGATGCGATCTCCAGCCAGGTCGACACTGTGCTGCGCGTGGTTGGTGGCGACGTCGAGCTGAGCGACGACGATGGTGGCAATGGCACCAATGCGCGCCTGCAGCAAACGCTGCCGGCCGGTCACTACACCGTGGACGTGTCCAGCCTGAACGACGCTGCCGGTCTGGTGGAAGTGCGCGTGCAGGTGGAGGGCGCCAGCGCGGGTGCTGACGCCGCCGCGGCCGAAGACGCCGCCGAGGAAGCCGCCAGCCCATGA
- a CDS encoding TonB-dependent copper receptor, with protein sequence MKMTSRPAGACARLPVALGLAVAASLAHAAPAEEARTLDTLVVTAAAPSSPLHWETDPRLPRQPVPASDGADYLKTVPGFSAIRNGGTNGDPVLRGMFGSRLNILSNDGNLIGACPSRMDNPLSYIAPESFDRLIIIKGPQSVRWGAGASAGTVRFERDTPRFEEPGLRADASALVGSRNRNDQVLDLTLGNPTGYLRASGNRSEADDYKDGHGEVVPSKWRKWNGDVAVGWTPDPDTLLEVSAGAGDAIARYAGRGMDGAAFERTSYAARFEKRNLPGAWDTLQANVYYNEADHVMDNYTLRTPNPHSMMPMPMASNVDRRTQGGRVSSEWRWQDVQLGAGVDGEDSRHRGRMGMGRDTYRQADWQTDANFRRYGLFTELTLGAGSDQRWISGLRIDRASVRDERQSIRGMMGNLPNPTAGQRRKEWLGSGFLRYEQDLADGLTWYAGLGHSQRMPDYWELFSPDHGPAGAPNAFAGIQPERTTQLDIGLQYKGPRVQAWVSAYAGQIHDYILFTYHGSGMMGMSQASNIDARIAGAEAGLDVRVGAQWKLGGTMAYAWGENRDQQRPLPQMPPLEARLSANWEGQRWSAGALVRAVTQQHRVADGQGNVVAQDLGPSAGFATLALNAAYRFNPQLQLSAGVDNLFDRAYSEHLNLAGSADFGFPADPVRINEPGRSVWMKVNYRY encoded by the coding sequence ATGAAAATGACTTCCCGCCCTGCGGGCGCCTGCGCGCGCCTGCCGGTTGCCCTCGGCCTGGCCGTGGCCGCGTCACTGGCACACGCTGCGCCTGCCGAAGAAGCGCGCACCCTCGACACGCTGGTGGTCACCGCTGCCGCACCGTCTTCGCCGCTGCACTGGGAGACCGATCCGCGCCTGCCCCGGCAGCCGGTACCAGCCAGTGACGGCGCCGACTACCTGAAAACCGTTCCCGGCTTCTCCGCCATCCGCAATGGCGGCACCAATGGGGACCCGGTGCTGCGCGGCATGTTCGGTTCGCGCCTGAACATCCTCAGCAACGACGGCAACCTGATCGGTGCCTGCCCCTCGCGCATGGACAATCCGCTGTCCTACATCGCGCCGGAAAGCTTCGACCGGCTGATCATCATCAAGGGGCCACAGAGCGTGCGCTGGGGCGCCGGTGCCTCGGCCGGCACCGTGCGCTTCGAACGCGATACGCCACGCTTCGAGGAACCGGGCCTGCGCGCCGATGCCAGTGCCCTGGTTGGTTCGCGCAACCGCAATGACCAGGTGCTGGACCTGACCCTGGGCAACCCGACTGGTTACCTACGCGCCAGCGGCAACCGTTCCGAGGCCGATGACTACAAGGATGGCCACGGTGAGGTGGTGCCGTCGAAGTGGCGCAAGTGGAATGGCGACGTGGCCGTCGGCTGGACGCCGGATCCGGACACGCTGCTGGAAGTCTCCGCCGGTGCCGGCGATGCGATCGCACGTTATGCCGGGCGCGGCATGGACGGTGCCGCGTTCGAGCGAACCAGCTACGCGGCGCGTTTCGAGAAGCGCAACCTGCCCGGTGCCTGGGACACGTTGCAGGCCAATGTGTACTACAACGAAGCCGACCATGTGATGGACAACTACACGCTGCGCACGCCGAATCCGCACAGCATGATGCCGATGCCGATGGCATCGAACGTGGACCGCCGTACCCAGGGCGGCCGCGTCAGTTCCGAGTGGCGCTGGCAGGACGTGCAGCTGGGGGCCGGTGTGGACGGCGAGGACAGCCGTCATCGTGGCCGCATGGGCATGGGCCGTGACACCTACAGGCAGGCCGACTGGCAGACCGATGCCAACTTCCGTCGCTATGGCCTGTTCACCGAACTGACGCTGGGCGCTGGCAGCGACCAGCGCTGGATCAGTGGCCTGCGCATCGATCGCGCCAGCGTGCGCGATGAGCGGCAGTCGATCCGCGGCATGATGGGCAACCTGCCCAACCCGACCGCGGGCCAGCGCCGCAAGGAATGGCTGGGCAGCGGCTTCCTGCGCTACGAGCAGGACCTGGCCGACGGCCTGACCTGGTACGCCGGCCTCGGCCACAGCCAGCGCATGCCCGACTACTGGGAGCTGTTCTCACCCGATCATGGCCCGGCCGGTGCACCGAACGCGTTTGCCGGCATCCAGCCCGAGCGCACCACCCAGCTCGACATCGGCCTGCAGTACAAGGGGCCGCGCGTGCAGGCCTGGGTCTCGGCCTACGCCGGGCAGATCCATGACTACATCCTGTTCACCTATCACGGCAGCGGCATGATGGGCATGAGCCAGGCCAGCAACATCGATGCGCGCATCGCCGGCGCCGAGGCGGGTCTGGATGTGCGCGTGGGCGCGCAATGGAAGCTGGGCGGTACAATGGCCTATGCCTGGGGCGAGAACCGCGACCAGCAGCGTCCGCTGCCGCAGATGCCGCCGCTGGAAGCGCGCCTGAGCGCGAACTGGGAAGGCCAGCGCTGGAGTGCCGGTGCATTGGTGCGTGCCGTGACCCAGCAGCATCGTGTCGCAGATGGACAGGGCAACGTGGTGGCCCAGGACCTCGGGCCGAGCGCGGGGTTCGCCACCCTCGCACTCAATGCGGCCTACCGCTTCAACCCGCAGCTGCAGCTCAGCGCCGGCGTCGACAACCTGTTCGACCGTGCCTACAGCGAGCATCTGAACCTGGCCGGCAGTGCCGACTTCGGCTTCCCGGCCGATCCGGTCCGCATCAACGAGCCCGGTCGCAGCGTCTGGATGAAGGTGAATTACCGGTACTGA
- a CDS encoding LysR family transcriptional regulator has protein sequence MTLTQLRYLVAIADAELNITLAASRVHATQPGLSKQLKQLEDELGFLLFVRKGRSLESVTPAGTEVISRARAVLAEANNIRTYAANQRRESQGQLILTTTHTQARFVLPPAVAAIKQAYPQVSVHLQQAAEADALDRLKQGDADIAIISTAGSEPTDGIAVPLFRWRRLVVVPKGHPLDRAGRVPDLAALARQPLISYESSTRPNSSLQRAFAAHGLVPDLALTALDADLIKTYVRTGLGVGLLAEMAVSANDEDLKAWPAPDPISECIAWAVLPRDRVLRDYALELVHVLAPQIDPRDLRRVLDGNQAAAWPVPPTWESLTQTITV, from the coding sequence ATGACGCTGACCCAGCTGCGCTACCTGGTTGCCATCGCCGACGCTGAGCTGAACATCACGCTGGCCGCCTCGCGCGTGCACGCCACCCAGCCCGGCCTGTCCAAGCAGCTAAAGCAGCTGGAGGACGAGCTCGGCTTCCTGTTGTTCGTGCGCAAGGGGCGCAGTCTGGAATCGGTCACCCCGGCTGGCACCGAGGTCATTTCGCGTGCCCGTGCGGTGCTGGCCGAAGCCAACAACATCCGGACCTATGCGGCCAACCAACGCCGTGAAAGCCAGGGCCAGCTGATCCTGACCACCACCCACACCCAGGCGCGTTTCGTACTGCCGCCGGCGGTGGCGGCGATCAAGCAGGCCTACCCGCAGGTCAGCGTGCATCTGCAGCAGGCGGCCGAAGCCGATGCGCTGGACCGGTTGAAGCAGGGTGATGCCGATATCGCCATCATCAGTACGGCCGGCAGTGAACCGACCGATGGCATCGCGGTGCCGCTGTTCCGCTGGCGGCGATTGGTGGTGGTGCCCAAGGGCCACCCGCTGGACCGCGCCGGGCGCGTGCCGGACCTGGCCGCGCTGGCCCGGCAACCGCTGATCAGCTATGAATCCTCCACGCGCCCGAACTCGTCGCTGCAGCGCGCCTTCGCCGCACATGGCCTGGTGCCCGATCTGGCGCTGACCGCGCTGGATGCCGATCTGATCAAGACGTACGTACGCACTGGGCTGGGCGTGGGCCTGCTGGCCGAGATGGCGGTCAGTGCCAATGATGAAGACCTGAAGGCATGGCCGGCGCCGGATCCGATCAGTGAGTGCATCGCCTGGGCGGTGCTGCCGCGCGACCGGGTGCTGCGCGATTACGCGCTGGAGCTGGTGCATGTGCTGGCCCCGCAGATCGACCCGCGCGATCTGCGAAGGGTGCTGGATGGCAACCAGGCCGCCGCGTGGCCGGTGCCGCCGACGTGGGAATCGCTGACCCAGACCATCACGGTGTGA
- a CDS encoding efflux RND transporter periplasmic adaptor subunit, whose amino-acid sequence MLARIASTLAFGLSLAVLAGCAGKPEAAARRQGEAVPVTAQVVQSRPWNDTLQALGTAKARESISVTAKVSEIVEKVHFESGQHIAAGAPIVTLRGQAQEAALVQAQATFHEADQLYKRQRELATQRLVSSATLDTQKSIRDAAEARVTQMQSDIGDRRVRAPFAGVLGIRQVSPGTLLTPTTVIATLDDIEHMHVDFQVPEVELAALGVGDKVSATSVAWPGRSFEGVVSTIDARIDPATRAVTVRADFANGDHALRPGMLLDVRLFRPERPALVVPEIAVVQVGRDTFVYRIKADESVERVDVVTGARRAGVVEIKQGLDAGQRIVVDGTGKLRPGLKVAAKDAAPASGAKPADAPAPVTAEGHGG is encoded by the coding sequence ATGTTGGCTCGTATCGCTTCGACCCTGGCCTTCGGCCTCAGCCTGGCCGTGCTGGCCGGGTGCGCAGGCAAACCGGAGGCCGCCGCACGCCGGCAGGGGGAAGCGGTGCCGGTCACCGCGCAGGTCGTGCAGTCCAGGCCGTGGAATGACACCCTGCAGGCGCTGGGCACGGCCAAGGCGCGCGAGTCGATCAGCGTCACGGCCAAGGTCAGCGAGATCGTCGAGAAGGTGCATTTCGAGAGCGGCCAGCACATCGCCGCTGGTGCGCCGATCGTGACCCTGCGCGGGCAGGCTCAGGAAGCGGCGCTGGTACAGGCGCAGGCTACCTTCCACGAAGCCGACCAGCTGTACAAGCGCCAGCGCGAGCTGGCCACGCAGCGGCTGGTGTCCAGCGCCACGCTGGATACGCAGAAGTCGATCCGCGATGCCGCCGAGGCGCGTGTGACCCAGATGCAGTCGGACATCGGTGACCGTCGTGTGCGCGCGCCGTTCGCCGGCGTGCTCGGCATCCGCCAGGTCAGCCCGGGCACGCTGCTGACACCGACCACGGTGATCGCCACGCTCGACGACATCGAGCATATGCATGTTGATTTCCAGGTGCCGGAAGTGGAACTGGCCGCGCTTGGTGTCGGTGACAAGGTCAGTGCCACCAGCGTGGCGTGGCCGGGCCGCAGCTTCGAGGGTGTGGTCAGCACCATCGACGCGCGCATCGACCCGGCCACCCGCGCGGTGACCGTGCGCGCCGACTTCGCCAACGGCGACCACGCGCTGCGCCCGGGCATGCTGCTCGATGTGCGCCTGTTCCGGCCCGAGCGCCCGGCGCTGGTGGTGCCGGAAATCGCCGTGGTGCAGGTTGGCCGCGATACCTTCGTTTACCGCATCAAGGCCGATGAAAGCGTCGAGCGCGTGGATGTGGTCACCGGTGCACGCCGCGCCGGCGTGGTGGAAATCAAGCAGGGCCTGGACGCCGGCCAGCGCATCGTGGTCGACGGCACCGGCAAGCTGCGCCCGGGCCTGAAGGTCGCGGCCAAGGACGCCGCACCTGCCAGCGGTGCGAAGCCGGCTGACGCGCCGGCGCCGGTCACAGCCGAGGGCCACGGCGGATGA
- the cysK gene encoding cysteine synthase A, which translates to MALYDSILDTVGNTPIVRLQRLAPPQVSVYAKVESFNPGGSVKDRLALAIILDAEARGLLKPGDTIVEATSGNTGVALAMVAAARGYKFVATMVETFSVERRKLMRAYGAKVILTPAAERGSGMVRKARELAEQHGWFLASQFANPANPAYHRNTTAAEILRDFAGKRLDYFVSGWGTGGTLTGVGEVLKVARPQTRIIATEPAGAALLKGDDWKPHKIQGWTPDFVPDVLNRDVVDELVSVDDDRAIATARRLAAEEGIFVGISAGATVASALDVAARAEPGAVILAMLPDTGERYFSTPLFADVNEGSDDEWLAGLP; encoded by the coding sequence ATGGCCCTGTACGACTCCATCCTCGATACCGTCGGCAACACCCCCATCGTCAGGCTGCAGCGCCTGGCGCCGCCACAGGTCAGCGTCTACGCCAAGGTCGAGTCGTTCAACCCCGGCGGCTCGGTGAAGGACCGCCTGGCGCTGGCGATCATCCTCGACGCCGAAGCGCGTGGCCTGCTCAAGCCGGGCGACACCATCGTCGAGGCCACCTCGGGCAACACCGGCGTGGCACTGGCGATGGTCGCCGCCGCACGTGGTTACAAGTTCGTGGCGACCATGGTCGAGACGTTCTCGGTGGAACGCCGCAAACTGATGCGCGCCTACGGTGCCAAGGTGATCCTGACCCCAGCCGCCGAACGTGGCAGCGGCATGGTGCGCAAGGCGCGTGAACTGGCCGAGCAGCATGGCTGGTTCCTGGCCAGCCAGTTCGCCAACCCGGCCAATCCGGCCTATCACCGCAACACCACCGCCGCCGAGATCCTGCGCGACTTCGCCGGCAAGCGGCTGGACTACTTCGTCAGCGGCTGGGGCACCGGCGGCACGCTCACCGGCGTAGGCGAAGTACTGAAGGTCGCGCGCCCGCAGACCCGCATCATCGCTACCGAGCCGGCCGGTGCCGCGCTGCTGAAGGGCGATGACTGGAAGCCGCACAAGATCCAGGGCTGGACCCCGGACTTCGTGCCCGACGTGCTCAACCGCGATGTGGTGGACGAGCTGGTGTCGGTCGACGACGACCGTGCCATTGCCACCGCACGCCGCCTGGCGGCCGAGGAAGGCATTTTCGTCGGCATCTCCGCCGGTGCCACCGTCGCCAGTGCGCTGGACGTGGCCGCGCGTGCTGAACCCGGCGCAGTGATCCTGGCCATGCTGCCGGACACCGGCGAGCGCTACTTCTCCACGCCGCTGTTCGCCGATGTGAATGAGGGCTCCGACGACGAGTGGCTGGCCGGTCTGCCGTGA